Within the Phaseolus vulgaris cultivar G19833 chromosome 9, P. vulgaris v2.0, whole genome shotgun sequence genome, the region tgataaatagtttctaaattggtttctaattagataccaatttagaaattatttatcaataataaaaattactttatatactAAGAATTTTGCTagtatataaaatagtatctaatatagtcaatttagtaactaattattttttatctttaaattaattttcatttaatgattttctattaatgaaatataactaaaatttatatcaaattcatgaaaaataaattttagcaTTGTAGATAATTCTTTTATCGGTCATAAAATCTacaaagttaattatttttataaaaattataaaaaatagttacaaAACATATAAAGTAAAATTGTAAAAGATGCTTAAactcaaaattataaatataatcgCTGTTAATGTTGTAAATGATATGCTATTAAACTTAATTATATTATCTCATTCGATCCaaaattatatagtttttttgttaattttcaatggattaatttcaataaaattaatatatttattgtgtgttttaatttatgTGAACAACATTTTACATTAAATTAAGGGGGAGAGGtaattaattatactatttttaatatatatatatatatatatatttaatgatattaatctatttatttaatgttttgtaTTAAtcaatgtatttatttaatgatattaatgTAGTATTCTACCAAtattaattagtattaattgtcatatttattaaatataatacttAACTTATTTAATGTTCCTGCTAAGGAGATAAGACCTAAAGAACTATTgagaaactttatttttttccttgcGATCGATCCAAACTTCTTGCTACTCCTTTTGTTGATTTCGGCTGCAGAAGACACTCTAACACCCAAGTCAGCAAAGAGGGTTCGATATTTGGTTGTCAGAACAtagtaataaatgacgtactGCTTCTTGGAATgtgcgctatttatattattttaatggtcATACCTTGTTGGGTTGGATTAATGAGATGGATCGTGTTTAGAGGTGTATTACCAAATTCTTAATGATGGCttagcttcactgaccttgattgaacgtaattggaCCGAAGGTGTCGGTCGACCCACACGGACGTGAGACGTTCGGTCAACCCGATTGTGGGAGCTAAGACATGGAATTGACCTTTCGACCCATACCAatacatttaatatattaattaatattctgATTACTTTAAGGATTATTCATTAATTGAGTTGATTTGAATTCATTACCAGTTTTGAAATTTCATTGTTTTTTTGTATCAGGTTAGCACTATAAGAAGCAGCAAGGTTAGCCTCCATTCCTCAATCAAAATCTCCCAATAATCTTACTTCATTCTCTGTTGCAATGGTGGTGAAGGTTTATGGTCCAGATTATGCTAACCCTAAGAAGGTGATAGTGTGTCTGATTGAGAAGCAAGTTGAATTTGAAACAGTGCATGTTGATGGCATTAATGGAGAGCATAAACAGCCTGAGTACCTCAAGTTGCaggttcttttttctttctttcttcctgTATTTTTAGGTTTCCAATCTCAACAGTAACATATATGTCACATCTTATATAGTTGAACTCAACAATAATTGAGCATTTCTGAATTTATGTGTGATTTTAGGACCGATTTAGTAGGGGAAAGtgtttttagttttcattttcaatttacTTTTGTTTCTAAGGATTTGTAtaggaaataattttttaatcattaaagaatgtaatgaataaaaaaaataaaaaatatctcaacccgtataaaaaaaaatcaaaaaaaccTTATCAACAATGGACTTAGGCTTATAAgacaaacaataaaaaagagatCATCCCAGACCCATCCAAACAAATTCAGCTTTACACACACTTCACTTCTTTATGTATTACCTTAAAAAAAGGGCATACCAACTTATAGGAAATAGTGATCTTTTTAGTAAGATATGTTTTAGTTGTGTtcgttttaaatattttagtgaaactaaattttcattttatacttttgtttgatctctttattttacaattttttgaaacaaaattattattttgtaattaaaagtaaaaacaaaaataatttttcattgaCTAATAAAAGATGATGCAAGAGAGATAAAAAggaacattttttatatttcataaaaattaaattttgaatatttttgtaaaactaAAATCGTACACTACtaccaaataattaattaaaactcattttaaagaaagaaattaattaattatattgattaaaatagatattattttaaaaaataaaaaattattgatatataaaataatttttgttattaataaataatttgtaaattgatatctaattaattatcaaaagtGTAGCTacaattagatactaatttaaaaactatttattaataatagaaactattttagataccaatatttttttagcatctaaaattgtatttgatttaattaatataatgactaattattttttaattttagtattaatttctatttaatgatttttgtaGTGATATTTTGAACTCTTTAATATAAATGGAcagaaattatttttagaacttttttaatttattaaccttcaaaaactaatttaaaaaccatcaGAAAACTTTAATAaccaactaattatttattaactaTTGTGTAAGTTTCATTAGCATTCCTAAGTTCTAACTGAAAAgcattaaaatgaattttattaaGTTTAAAAGATTTAAAGAAGGACTAAAACAATAATGAttgtaaaatgaaaataaagaataacAGTATGTATTACAATctttatttatgaattgaaGAACAAATAGGTCAGCATAATAAAAACAGAAATTCTCTTAGacatatatttaattgaaaaaaatagaagaaaaaaaccaaaatattgttttttcatTATGTTCATGTGCCTTTTTCTAGAAAATCTTTCatgagaaaaaattattttgtgaaTAAAAAATAGTTCTGGGATAACTTCACTATTAATTAAACCTAAAACAAAAACggtgttttaatattttgtcAAATATAATATACTTGTTGCTTATAATTTGCAGCCCTTTGGATTACTTCCTGTTGTTAAAGATGGTGACTACATCCTTTATGGTTAGCCCCTTTACTTATTTTCACATATTGTTTATATAGGtctaagtttaaaataaatgacattgatttatttttaattattttttcatccTAAGAATGTTAATGTGGTTTCATTTTACTCATATAAAAAGAATTATCTATTTCATCTATTGAATGTTTAAAGCTATTAGTTTCAGTTCAtataaatgaattaattttaattatatttgtagaaaaattaattataatttttctaaaatctaaaatcaaaacttttggcccctcaaatttgttttaagttacataattaaaattaatattaccgatacattttttttaagagtATCTTTTGACACTTCTATTAAATAGGCACTCAGTAGACAACTTTATTTTAATAGTAAAACAATATGAATtaataattcaatttaaaaaatagaaaaaaaatactatttacatattaatataactagttatcaaataattatttatttattataattttttaagatatcAATGCACTTACATATATATCAATGAATTTTAGGAAGTGTGTTGGCTGATCAAtgacataatttattaattaatacataTCATATAGTagagataaaaatgaaattttaattttttgaaatataaaatgaaatatttttttctataaaataaacttaaagcctaattaataaaatattcaggaaTGAAAACATATTAAATTTTGTTCACTTCATGAGTAATTTTTTGATTATGTAGAATCTAGGGCAATACTTAGATACTATTCAGAAAAGTACAAAAATCAAGGGAGTGCTTTGTTGGGAAACACAATAGAAGAGAGGGGTCTTGTGGAGCAATGGCTAGAAGTTGAAGCTCACAACTATTACCCACCAATCTACAACTTGGTGATGAATATTTTGATTTTGCCAATAGTAAAAGGTGAAGCATCAGATCCAAAGGttagtgaagaaaatgaagaaaagttATGTAAGGTGCTTGACATTTATGAGGAGAGGCTTTCAAAGACAAAGTACCTTGCAGGGGATTTCTTTAGCCTTGCTGACCTTAGTCATCTTCCATTTACTCATTATTTGATGACTTCTATGAAAAAAGAGTACATGGTTAGAGAAAGGAAGCATGTGAGTGCTTGGTGGGATGATATTAGCAACAGGCCATCTTGGAAGAAGGTTCTTCAACTATACAAATACCCTTTTTAGTTGCTTAACTAGATGAActagggttttctatcaccTTCAGAATAATGTTACATTTTCCTCATATTTGAACTTTTCACTACATGATGGAACTTTGGTATTAaactattttgtattttttatcaaatagtTCTAATATATTACCCAAAGAAA harbors:
- the LOC137821536 gene encoding glutathione S-transferase F9-like, whose protein sequence is MVVKVYGPDYANPKKVIVCLIEKQVEFETVHVDGINGEHKQPEYLKLQPFGLLPVVKDGDYILYESRAILRYYSEKYKNQGSALLGNTIEERGLVEQWLEVEAHNYYPPIYNLVMNILILPIVKGEASDPKVSEENEEKLCKVLDIYEERLSKTKYLAGDFFSLADLSHLPFTHYLMTSMKKEYMVRERKHVSAWWDDISNRPSWKKVLQLYKYPF